A window from Corynebacterium accolens encodes these proteins:
- a CDS encoding TSUP family transporter: MDIDVAQWAVLLMGAAGAGWIDAVIGGGGXVLXXLXLXVVPGLAPATAXATNKLAAVSGTASAAVTLARXVGPPAGELVRYALIALVCAGLGASVAANLNSDIMRPLIIVLLVVVGVFVTFKPSFGTTESPGIRGGWRTWAGLVAVAAJSFXXGJFXPGTGMFLIMAFXFXFSXNFLKSAAMAKVVNTATNLGALVTFILGGHVWWTLGIALAAANILGAQVGARTVLSGGTKFIRYALLTLVVVMSCYLSWQQWG; this comes from the coding sequence ATGGATATCGACGTGGCGCAGTGGGCGGTGCTCCTTATGGGAGCGGCGGGGGCAGGCTGGATCGACGCGGTCATTGGCGGGGGRGGSCYCGTGCTTWTTYCSCTATTKCTTKCCGTCGTGCCGGGGCTGGCACCGGCAACGGCGCYGGCCACCAACAAGCTCGCGGCGGTATCGGGCACGGCATCGGCGGCCGTGACCTTGGCGCGCRGGGTGGGCCCGCCGGCAGGAGAGCTCGTTCGCTACGCCCTCATCGCCCTCGTGTGCGCCGGGCTGGGCGCGAGTGTGGCGGCGAATCTAAATAGCGACATCATGCGCCCGCTCATTATCGTGCTGTTAGTGGTGGTGGGCGTCTTCGTGACCTTTAAGCCGAGCTTCGGCACCACCGAGTCACCCGGCATCCGCGGCGGATGGCGCACCTGGGCGGGGCTTGTGGCGGTCGCGGCCMTCTCCTTTTWTKACGGCMTCTTTKGCCCGGGRACCGGCATGTTCCTGATCATGGCCTTTWCCTTTWTCTTCTCCCMGAACTTCTTAAAATCCGCGGCGATGGCCAAGGTGGTCAATACCGCCACGAACCTTGGCGCGCTGGTGACCTTTATCCTTGGCGGCCACGTGTGGTGGACCCTTGGTATCGCGTTGGCCGCCGCCAATATCCTCGGCGCCCAGGTGGGCGCGCGGACGGTGCTCAGCGGCGGGACGAAGTTTATCCGCTATGCCCTGCTTACCTTGGTAGTGGTCATGAGCTGCTATTTATCCTGGCAGCAGTGGGGTTAG
- a CDS encoding sugar O-acetyltransferase, with amino-acid sequence MATMDEQKLHDLQRYGTWERMTGGQWHLPGMGDIDKEHQRTFGLIGQFNDLHNTDKEQAQAILREILPEESHVPGAHAPLNMEYGCNIVCGEGVFINFGSSILAQAKVTFGDRVLIGPNCSFITVGHPVNDHAMREGGWEIAHPITVGRNTWFGANATVMPGVTIGENCVIGAGTLVTKDIPDNSLVLGTPGRVVRTLDGDEDSWERKDLDGPVEGFGAAN; translated from the coding sequence ATGGCCACCATGGATGAACAGAAGCTGCACGACCTGCAACGCTACGGCACTTGGGAGCGAATGACCGGTGGGCAGTGGCATCTGCCGGGCATGGGGGACATCGATAAGGAGCACCAGCGCACCTTTGGGTTGATTGGGCAGTTCAACGATCTGCACAACACCGATAAGGAGCAGGCGCAGGCAATCTTGCGGGAGATCTTGCCGGAGGAATCACACGTGCCGGGGGCGCACGCGCCGCTGAATATGGAATACGGTTGCAATATCGTCTGTGGGGAAGGCGTCTTCATCAACTTTGGCAGCAGCATATTGGCCCAGGCCAAGGTCACATTCGGGGACCGCGTGCTGATTGGGCCCAATTGCTCGTTTATTACGGTGGGCCACCCCGTTAACGATCACGCGATGCGCGAGGGCGGGTGGGAAATCGCCCACCCCATCACCGTGGGGCGCAATACGTGGTTTGGGGCCAATGCCACCGTCATGCCGGGGGTTACCATTGGTGAAAACTGCGTTATTGGTGCCGGCACGCTGGTGACCAAGGATATCCCGGATAATTCGCTGGTCCTGGGCACGCCCGGCCGCGTGGTGCGCACGCTGGACGGCGATGAGGATTCGTGGGAGCGCAAGGATTTGGACGGCCCCGTGGAAGGTTTTGGGGCCGCCAACTAA